Below is a genomic region from Acetomicrobium sp. S15 = DSM 107314.
ACTTGCGGGTTTTGCCCTTCGCCGCTTTCCCCATCTGTTCCGTCGGCTTTGGAGCCTTCCATAGAAGGCTCTATGTGTTTGGTGATGTGCGTATCTCTCCCGTATTTGGTCCTCAGCTTTTCCTCCAGATCTTCCGATATATCATGCGCTTCAACGATGGAAAAATCGCGAGAGACGACCACATGCACATCTGAAGGT
It encodes:
- a CDS encoding cation transporter dimerization domain-containing protein translates to MVVSRDFSIVEAHDISEDLEEKLRTKYGRDTHITKHIEPSMEGSKADGTDGESGEGQNPQV